Proteins from a genomic interval of Clostridium sp. 'deep sea':
- a CDS encoding sigma-70 family RNA polymerase sigma factor, translated as MTGFLTKEERIDKAIKITKKWLRELLQLEQAIKSLEELYNNTDGMRAVQYKAVSVPTTKNSDISSAVAIERAEIAERLKITKIRVKIIKAALLTLDDVEYQSVYNRYVLGLSWTKVADRLFFSERWVKKLSSRGVEKVARSIFGLPV; from the coding sequence TTGACAGGATTTTTAACAAAAGAAGAGCGGATAGATAAGGCTATTAAAATAACAAAAAAATGGTTAAGAGAGTTGTTACAACTTGAGCAGGCTATTAAGTCTTTAGAGGAGCTGTATAACAATACAGATGGTATGCGAGCTGTTCAATACAAAGCCGTATCTGTTCCTACAACTAAAAACTCAGATATATCTTCGGCTGTAGCAATTGAAAGAGCTGAAATTGCAGAACGGTTAAAAATTACCAAAATTCGGGTAAAAATAATTAAGGCAGCTTTATTAACTTTGGACGATGTTGAATATCAATCGGTTTATAATAGGTATGTGTTAGGACTTTCATGGACAAAAGTAGCGGACAGATTATTCTTTAGTGAGAGATGGGTCAAGAAACTCTCGAGTAGAGGAGTTGAGAAAGTCGCTCGATCTATTTTTGGGTTACCAGTATAA
- a CDS encoding DUF2634 domain-containing protein encodes MALIPSNNALSVNIDDSRFPSKTYKLDFSNKRIVGNVDGIHAISQTVIKILNTERYRFLIYDWDYGHEINSLVGKNSDYIKAELRRIIKDALIVDDRILDVTNFVFNDNLTGKVPIKFTVLSIEGDIDMEVIVSV; translated from the coding sequence ATGGCTTTAATACCAAGTAATAATGCATTAAGCGTAAATATAGATGATAGTAGATTCCCAAGCAAAACCTATAAACTAGATTTTAGTAATAAAAGAATAGTTGGCAATGTAGATGGAATTCATGCTATTAGTCAAACAGTTATAAAAATACTAAACACAGAAAGGTATCGTTTTTTAATTTACGATTGGGATTATGGTCACGAAATAAATAGCCTAGTAGGAAAAAATAGTGACTATATTAAAGCAGAGTTAAGAAGAATTATTAAAGATGCCCTAATAGTAGATGACAGGATTTTGGATGTAACTAACTTTGTTTTTAACGATAACTTAACTGGCAAAGTACCAATTAAATTTACAGTATTAAGTATTGAAGGCGATATAGATATGGAGGTGATTGTAAGTGTATGA
- a CDS encoding S8 family serine peptidase: protein MSAIYKNINKLNTLNDLKKFYKESYVYPLNTIAKGELLKIAIMDSGVDHKHANLVNRLNGTFNVLTNSQVNTVDRVGHGTYIAGLIAGKEIGVLQNANLYSVKITDDDGVMSHDTVIDGIKWCIKNEIDIVCMAFGSTEYSIELHKIIKNAVNKGIILVASAGNNPQEIEYPAKLKEVICVGGIDYSLKRAKFSATGDELDIVCPSVNIPSLYSFGRFAILSGSSPATAIAVNIIGVLVHLRLKYFGTKYNVFQLRKWFTKNTIDLGEIGFDNEYGLGVPTLKYVFESLKESNYKPKMVF, encoded by the coding sequence ATGTCAGCAATTTATAAAAATATAAATAAACTTAATACTTTAAACGATTTAAAAAAATTTTACAAAGAATCATATGTTTATCCTTTAAACACTATTGCTAAAGGTGAGTTACTTAAAATAGCGATAATGGATTCTGGTGTTGACCATAAACATGCCAATTTGGTTAATAGATTAAATGGTACATTTAATGTACTAACTAATTCTCAAGTTAATACAGTTGATAGAGTAGGGCATGGCACATATATAGCTGGTTTAATAGCAGGAAAAGAAATTGGGGTATTGCAAAATGCAAATTTATACTCAGTAAAAATAACTGATGATGATGGTGTTATGTCACATGATACTGTTATTGATGGTATAAAATGGTGCATTAAAAATGAAATAGATATTGTTTGTATGGCTTTTGGCTCTACAGAGTATTCTATAGAGCTACATAAAATAATAAAGAATGCCGTAAATAAAGGAATTATTTTAGTAGCCTCTGCCGGAAATAACCCACAAGAAATAGAGTATCCTGCTAAATTAAAAGAGGTAATATGTGTTGGTGGAATAGATTATTCATTAAAAAGGGCAAAATTTAGTGCTACTGGTGATGAGCTAGATATCGTTTGTCCTAGTGTAAATATACCTTCACTATACTCATTCGGTAGATTTGCTATTTTAAGTGGATCTTCTCCAGCGACTGCTATAGCAGTTAATATTATAGGAGTACTTGTACACCTAAGGCTTAAATATTTTGGGACTAAGTATAATGTATTTCAATTAAGAAAATGGTTTACTAAAAATACAATAGACCTAGGCGAGATAGGTTTTGATAACGAATATGGTTTAGGTGTACCAACATTAAAGTATGTTTTTGAATCGTTAAAAGAAAGTAATTACAAACCAAAAATGGTATTTTAG
- a CDS encoding baseplate J/gp47 family protein, translating into MYEHKTYESILQSMLNEVPSNIDKRQGSIIYDALAPAAIELTEAYLNLENVLQLTFADTASGSYLTRRCAEFGVNRLAATKAKRKVVFEGATPAIGDRYSLNELTYIVADISAGQDNVIVECEISGEIGNRDVGKLIPITELPDLVSANLTDIVIPGENEESDDALYQRYLRIINEPTYGGNVNQYRDWVLKIDGVGDAKIFPLWNGAGTVKAVIVDTLMGVPSAELIQKVQNELDPDKNGKGYGLVPIGHVFTAEPVTAAQINIETTLELAEGYSEADVKPEVENEIKKYFKSISFSKTTVRVSYVNSAILGIKGINDITSLLLNSNTSNLTISETEVPVLGTVTINVS; encoded by the coding sequence GTGTATGAGCATAAAACATATGAGTCTATTTTGCAATCAATGTTAAATGAAGTTCCTAGTAATATAGATAAACGCCAAGGCAGTATTATTTACGATGCCTTAGCACCTGCAGCTATAGAATTAACTGAGGCTTATTTAAACCTAGAGAATGTTTTACAACTAACCTTTGCGGATACTGCTAGTGGTAGTTATTTAACACGTCGTTGTGCAGAGTTTGGAGTTAATAGATTAGCTGCCACAAAGGCAAAACGAAAAGTAGTATTTGAGGGAGCCACTCCAGCTATTGGTGACAGATACAGTTTAAATGAACTTACTTATATTGTGGCAGATATTTCAGCAGGTCAAGATAATGTAATTGTTGAGTGTGAAATAAGTGGTGAGATTGGTAATAGAGATGTAGGTAAACTAATACCAATCACTGAGTTGCCAGATTTAGTTTCAGCTAATTTAACAGACATTGTTATACCTGGTGAAAATGAAGAAAGCGACGATGCTCTTTATCAGCGTTATTTGCGAATAATCAATGAACCCACTTATGGTGGTAATGTAAATCAATACCGTGATTGGGTTTTAAAAATTGATGGTGTTGGAGATGCAAAAATTTTTCCTTTATGGAACGGTGCTGGAACCGTAAAAGCTGTAATAGTTGACACTTTAATGGGTGTACCTAGTGCTGAATTAATTCAAAAAGTACAGAATGAACTTGATCCAGATAAAAACGGAAAAGGTTATGGATTAGTTCCAATAGGTCATGTATTTACAGCTGAACCAGTTACGGCAGCACAAATTAATATAGAGACAACCTTAGAACTAGCAGAGGGTTATTCTGAGGCAGATGTAAAACCTGAGGTAGAAAATGAAATAAAAAAATACTTTAAATCAATTTCTTTCAGTAAAACTACGGTAAGAGTTTCTTACGTTAATTCAGCCATATTAGGAATTAAAGGAATTAATGACATCACTAGTTTATTATTAAATAGTAATACTTCTAATCTAACTATAAGTGAAACTGAGGTTCCTGTATTAGGGACGGTGACTATCAATGTCTCATAA
- a CDS encoding radical SAM protein: protein MNILLNNYCNLNCSYCFANDVMGKQKINMNRENFEVIVNWLKQAGENNIRFIGGEPTLHPNFAYFVCKIANDPHFKAMHIFSNAVFNENILQTILLASSSKRVTLLPNCNEQEIIGKKNYNTLLYNIENLAKKRIVEVVGINIYKPNMNYKYIFDIANRFNIPSIRWSIAVPNVEIANEFDIKEYYKSFIPLLKNFFKDSVKYRKNIRLDCNSIPLCLLEDTDLREMVYCSAINLVNRSCGTVLDVSPNLDVVRCFGLSREYSTKLTNFKNVQELSNHMHDKFKDLYTVKLFEECKDCTIYKRNNNQSCGCHAYKLHKYQGVK from the coding sequence ATGAACATCTTACTTAATAATTATTGTAATTTAAACTGTAGTTATTGCTTTGCCAATGATGTTATGGGTAAACAAAAAATAAATATGAACAGAGAAAACTTCGAAGTAATAGTAAATTGGTTAAAGCAAGCTGGTGAAAATAATATTAGATTTATAGGTGGAGAGCCAACTTTGCATCCTAATTTTGCTTATTTTGTGTGCAAAATTGCGAACGATCCACATTTTAAAGCAATGCACATTTTCTCTAATGCAGTTTTTAATGAAAATATTCTGCAAACAATTTTGTTAGCATCTAGTTCTAAAAGAGTTACCTTATTGCCAAATTGTAATGAACAAGAGATTATTGGCAAAAAAAATTATAACACTTTACTTTACAATATAGAGAATTTAGCTAAAAAGAGAATAGTAGAAGTAGTAGGAATAAATATCTATAAGCCAAACATGAACTATAAATATATATTTGATATAGCCAATAGATTTAATATTCCTAGTATACGTTGGAGCATTGCTGTTCCTAATGTAGAAATAGCAAATGAGTTTGATATTAAAGAATACTATAAAAGCTTTATACCTCTACTAAAGAACTTCTTTAAAGATAGTGTAAAGTATAGAAAAAACATACGGTTAGATTGCAATAGTATTCCTTTATGTTTATTAGAAGATACAGATTTAAGAGAAATGGTATACTGTAGTGCTATAAATTTAGTAAATAGATCTTGTGGTACTGTACTAGATGTTTCTCCTAATTTAGATGTAGTAAGATGTTTTGGTCTCTCCAGAGAGTATTCTACTAAACTTACAAACTTTAAGAATGTACAAGAGTTATCAAATCATATGCACGATAAATTCAAAGATTTATATACAGTAAAGCTGTTTGAAGAATGCAAAGACTGCACAATTTACAAAAGAAATAATAACCAGAGTTGTGGATGTCATGCATATAAATTACACAAATATCAAGGAGTGAAATAA
- a CDS encoding XkdN-like protein: MNLQQFLNARDLNETKNIVISERIVIDDKPAEFTIKALTENEAEDVLQRCTKRSKSGTKLNNSRYLRLVAVAGTVNPNFSDSKSLSELGCRTSEEYIKKVLLPGEIAVLAEQILDISGYSDLENLKEQAKN; the protein is encoded by the coding sequence ATGAATTTACAACAGTTTTTAAATGCTCGTGATCTTAATGAAACTAAAAATATTGTTATATCTGAAAGAATAGTAATTGATGACAAACCTGCTGAATTCACTATAAAAGCATTAACCGAAAATGAAGCAGAAGATGTTTTACAGCGCTGTACAAAACGTAGTAAGAGTGGTACTAAATTAAACAACTCTCGCTACTTGCGTTTAGTTGCAGTTGCCGGAACTGTAAACCCTAACTTTAGTGATAGCAAAAGCTTAAGTGAGTTAGGGTGTCGTACTTCAGAGGAATATATTAAAAAAGTATTGCTTCCTGGTGAAATAGCTGTTTTAGCTGAGCAGATACTAGATATCTCTGGTTATAGTGATTTAGAAAATTTAAAGGAACAAGCAAAAAACTAA
- a CDS encoding LysM peptidoglycan-binding domain-containing protein, with product MTYRMYIGLKDNSEVIELPVLPKSLPISHDGNSKTHNIVNFGEIIVPEDRKLLSLSIESFFPKYAGPYVTAESHFEPKYYVEKLLQWKTAKKILRIVICGSATPINILCLLEQFEFEEKAGQPGDIFYKMNIKEYREFSAQEVSVISSKKSSKVVIKNKAKKRTQTKEVAKKYIAKKGDTLFSIAKKELNDGNKAKNIQKENNIYSYTDIYAGQVIKLPDGDVRG from the coding sequence ATGACCTATCGTATGTATATAGGGTTAAAAGATAACTCCGAAGTTATCGAGCTACCTGTTTTACCTAAAAGCTTACCTATATCTCATGATGGTAACAGTAAAACACATAATATCGTAAACTTTGGCGAAATAATAGTTCCTGAAGACAGAAAGCTATTATCTCTTAGTATAGAAAGCTTTTTCCCAAAGTATGCTGGCCCATATGTAACAGCAGAGTCTCATTTCGAGCCAAAATACTATGTAGAAAAGCTATTGCAATGGAAAACAGCAAAAAAAATATTAAGAATAGTAATATGTGGTAGTGCTACTCCAATTAATATTTTATGTTTACTTGAACAGTTTGAGTTTGAGGAAAAAGCAGGCCAACCAGGCGATATTTTTTATAAAATGAATATCAAAGAATATCGTGAGTTTAGTGCTCAAGAGGTTTCGGTAATTTCTAGTAAAAAATCTAGTAAAGTAGTAATAAAGAATAAAGCTAAAAAAAGAACTCAAACCAAAGAAGTAGCCAAAAAATACATTGCCAAAAAAGGAGATACATTATTTTCTATTGCTAAAAAAGAGCTAAACGATGGTAACAAGGCTAAAAATATTCAAAAAGAAAACAATATTTATAGCTATACGGATATCTATGCCGGTCAAGTTATAAAGTTACCAGATGGAGATGTAAGAGGATGA
- a CDS encoding ImmA/IrrE family metallo-endopeptidase — protein sequence MVNIKDDIETAASSILTTYGFANQIPLQIVALAESIGLRVLFACFNNNNIFGAITTKQFPPTIYVNTNDNRQRQRFTVAHEIGHYLLHMRNKNIQEMVDMYRGNEHTRIEREANIFASALLMDEHKISYDYRVFSASPNNILGLCDIYDRTIVESLANKYDVSISAMQIRLDVLGLIRSV from the coding sequence ATGGTAAACATTAAAGATGATATAGAAACAGCTGCAAGTTCTATCCTAACTACATATGGTTTTGCAAATCAAATCCCTTTACAAATAGTAGCTTTAGCCGAATCAATTGGTTTAAGAGTTTTGTTTGCTTGCTTTAATAACAATAACATATTTGGGGCAATAACAACTAAACAATTTCCACCTACTATTTATGTAAACACTAATGATAATAGGCAAAGACAGCGTTTTACTGTGGCACATGAAATTGGCCATTATCTTTTACACATGAGAAATAAAAATATTCAGGAAATGGTTGATATGTACAGGGGTAATGAACATACCCGAATAGAGAGAGAAGCTAATATATTTGCTTCCGCTTTATTAATGGATGAGCATAAAATATCTTATGATTATCGGGTCTTTTCAGCTAGTCCTAACAATATTTTAGGCTTATGTGATATTTATGATAGGACTATAGTAGAATCTTTAGCTAATAAATATGATGTTTCCATATCTGCAATGCAAATAAGATTAGATGTATTGGGGTTGATACGAAGTGTCTAG
- a CDS encoding helix-turn-helix transcriptional regulator: MSTLSVRLKQARKHAKLTQNEVSLKTSINRATLANWEVGRTEPDTNTLSRLADLYNVSLDYLFGKTNELYSYENANSNSKQQITDMLKNDDQELLEFWNTLKEREDLFLLFKQVRGLDKDDIKRVIRIIKAIEDEEEAGNRHD, from the coding sequence ATGAGCACATTATCTGTTAGATTGAAGCAGGCTCGTAAACATGCTAAATTAACACAAAATGAAGTATCCCTTAAAACTAGCATTAATCGAGCAACATTGGCAAATTGGGAAGTTGGTAGAACAGAACCCGACACAAACACCTTAAGTAGATTAGCTGACTTGTATAACGTTTCTCTTGACTATTTGTTTGGAAAAACTAACGAGTTGTATTCTTATGAAAATGCTAATAGCAATAGCAAACAGCAAATTACTGATATGCTAAAAAACGATGATCAAGAACTCCTAGAATTTTGGAATACTCTTAAAGAAAGAGAAGATTTATTTTTGTTGTTTAAACAAGTACGTGGCTTAGATAAAGATGATATTAAACGGGTAATACGAATAATTAAAGCTATTGAAGACGAAGAGGAAGCTGGCAATAGGCATGACTAA
- a CDS encoding DUF2577 domain-containing protein — protein MSASKLVNMIKTINTNVSESQQGIAVMFGLVIDANPLQIKVDQRFIIDKDFLILTHRLQSKSLNLNHTHQYEDNDGSNSINKDTEPPKANSSDLSNIEVSSALAVNDRVILLRIQGGQKYIVLDKVV, from the coding sequence ATGAGTGCAAGTAAATTAGTTAACATGATAAAAACAATAAACACGAATGTTTCTGAATCACAGCAAGGTATTGCTGTGATGTTTGGTTTAGTAATAGATGCTAATCCTTTACAAATAAAAGTTGATCAGAGATTCATTATAGACAAAGATTTCTTAATACTAACTCATAGATTACAATCAAAAAGTCTAAACCTTAATCATACCCATCAATACGAAGATAATGACGGTTCAAATTCAATTAATAAAGACACCGAACCACCAAAAGCTAATAGTAGTGATTTAAGTAATATAGAGGTTTCGAGTGCCTTAGCTGTAAATGATAGAGTTATTCTATTACGTATTCAAGGTGGACAAAAATATATTGTATTAGATAAGGTGGTGTGA
- a CDS encoding DUF6838 family protein, with protein MINNIIERVKEILKELYPTFNIYTMEAAEITEPAFIIKITECKRDKKLGRRGIITIKIQIECKQASTNQLSYYDIANNLDNKFQIMKIGNDSFYSNNQSSTYESNLKYTFSIKIPYFNVIEEVALINNLSKKIKLS; from the coding sequence ATGATAAATAATATTATTGAAAGAGTTAAAGAAATATTAAAAGAGTTATATCCAACTTTTAATATATATACTATGGAAGCTGCTGAAATAACTGAGCCTGCCTTTATTATTAAAATAACAGAATGCAAAAGAGATAAAAAATTAGGACGTAGAGGTATTATTACCATTAAAATTCAGATTGAATGTAAACAAGCTAGCACAAACCAATTAAGCTACTATGACATTGCAAATAATTTGGATAATAAATTTCAGATTATGAAAATAGGGAATGACAGCTTTTATAGTAACAATCAAAGCTCTACATATGAAAGCAATCTAAAATACACATTTTCAATAAAAATTCCTTATTTTAATGTTATTGAAGAGGTAGCGCTAATTAATAACTTAAGCAAAAAAATAAAACTAAGCTAA
- a CDS encoding N-acetylneuraminate synthase family protein: MVCNIEVITNIDIQDTCTNNEIDYLIKTFSNIKLNTILINNIKIMNSIKDLKFENENIKYITEVDNLDSLPLCSKVNSPIIKMSKGSCSNKLLTEASNLKTSVIIPIGSESLGNINKLISMYSSNIKITFIYYETAQDVKSGISFKNLKKLKQSCKCRDNTYVGYKSAFNNYLYSVIAIALGATTIEYNIVVANKANLTNEIDKYKRLLNYINKLPSWQI; this comes from the coding sequence ATGGTTTGTAATATTGAGGTTATAACAAATATTGATATCCAAGATACTTGTACAAATAATGAAATTGATTATTTAATTAAGACTTTTTCAAACATAAAACTTAATACTATTCTAATAAATAATATAAAAATAATGAATAGTATAAAAGACTTAAAATTCGAGAATGAAAATATAAAGTACATAACTGAAGTAGATAATTTAGATTCACTTCCGTTATGTTCAAAAGTAAATTCTCCTATAATTAAGATGTCGAAAGGTAGTTGTAGTAATAAGCTATTAACAGAGGCTTCGAATCTAAAAACATCAGTAATAATACCAATAGGCAGTGAGAGCTTAGGTAATATAAACAAGCTTATATCAATGTATAGTAGCAATATAAAAATCACTTTTATTTATTATGAAACAGCTCAAGATGTAAAAAGTGGTATTAGCTTTAAAAATCTAAAAAAGCTTAAACAAAGCTGTAAGTGTCGAGATAATACTTATGTAGGTTATAAAAGTGCTTTTAATAATTACCTATATTCAGTTATCGCAATAGCATTAGGGGCAACTACCATTGAATACAATATAGTTGTAGCTAATAAAGCGAATTTAACTAATGAAATAGATAAATATAAGAGACTACTTAATTACATAAATAAATTACCAAGTTGGCAAATCTAA
- a CDS encoding ImmA/IrrE family metallo-endopeptidase, with the protein MTKIIDSTIFKQLMSEPESAQEILRLHNIITRIAPLGKNLAGMVYRSTNGTYYIIANQILEQAEQRFVFFHELAHIILDAPKSTYLLSIKHTQAELVADNEAVTAYELSARQYNNY; encoded by the coding sequence ATGACTAAAATAATAGATAGTACTATTTTTAAACAACTTATGAGTGAGCCTGAATCTGCCCAAGAAATTTTACGATTACACAATATTATTACAAGAATAGCCCCGCTAGGTAAAAACTTAGCGGGTATGGTATATCGGTCGACAAATGGAACCTACTACATAATTGCTAATCAAATATTAGAACAAGCTGAGCAAAGATTTGTTTTTTTTCATGAACTAGCTCATATTATATTAGATGCACCTAAAAGCACTTATTTACTAAGTATTAAACATACTCAAGCTGAACTAGTTGCAGATAATGAGGCTGTAACTGCTTATGAGTTATCTGCACGTCAATATAATAATTATTAA
- a CDS encoding phage tail sheath family protein: MGQNYVQQSAVRPGVYVKFSQLAGIKNKDQRGEVTMPLNLEWGPEQRVLEVTNDMNSSDFLALFGDEKQNITAVSEALKRASKLYVYRLNGVAEGVKATATSNELTVTALYTGTKGNDLSFTIETSDTKKKFTLFLGTHIVLEQDQVEKIEDLKENVWVSFAGTSTADLVVTGTTVKLAGGVSATATTADHETYRTTMETYQWNVMGLYNIADTAIKETYKTYITRLRDEEGLKRQLVVEAYTSGGADYEGVIEVQNGVVLSNNTIVPATKAVAWVAGATAASLSTESLTYSYYDNAVDVDVKYTNSQIEGFIEAGKFLFTSTSNGARVEYDINSLTTFTLTKGDVFKKNRVIRVLDTINNTLIQIGEAYFIGKVSNNDDGRNLLRSEIIKYLQSLQNKGAIQNLDTSADIEVVAGEATDAVVVNVAVQPVDSIEKIYIAVEVK, translated from the coding sequence ATGGGACAGAACTATGTACAACAAAGTGCAGTTCGACCAGGAGTTTATGTTAAGTTTTCACAACTTGCTGGTATTAAGAACAAGGATCAACGTGGTGAGGTAACAATGCCTTTAAACCTTGAGTGGGGTCCAGAACAGCGAGTTCTTGAAGTAACTAATGACATGAACTCAAGTGATTTTTTAGCATTATTTGGTGATGAGAAACAAAACATCACTGCAGTTAGTGAAGCTTTAAAAAGAGCTTCAAAACTGTATGTTTATCGATTAAATGGTGTTGCTGAAGGAGTAAAGGCTACTGCTACAAGTAATGAACTGACTGTTACAGCATTGTATACAGGTACTAAAGGTAATGATTTATCTTTTACAATTGAAACAAGTGATACTAAAAAGAAATTTACATTATTCTTAGGTACTCATATTGTTTTGGAGCAAGATCAAGTAGAAAAAATTGAAGATTTAAAAGAGAATGTTTGGGTTTCATTTGCTGGTACTTCCACAGCAGATTTAGTTGTAACAGGAACAACTGTTAAATTAGCAGGTGGTGTATCTGCAACAGCTACTACAGCAGACCATGAAACATACAGAACAACAATGGAAACCTATCAATGGAATGTTATGGGTTTATATAACATTGCTGATACAGCTATTAAAGAAACCTATAAAACTTACATTACTCGTTTAAGAGATGAAGAGGGGCTAAAACGTCAATTAGTAGTAGAAGCATATACCTCTGGTGGTGCGGATTATGAAGGCGTTATTGAGGTGCAAAATGGCGTTGTACTAAGTAATAACACCATAGTACCTGCTACAAAAGCAGTAGCTTGGGTTGCAGGTGCAACAGCTGCCTCATTAAGCACCGAGTCATTAACCTATAGTTACTATGATAATGCTGTAGATGTTGATGTTAAGTACACTAATAGTCAGATTGAAGGCTTTATTGAGGCTGGTAAATTTCTATTTACATCTACCAGTAATGGAGCACGTGTTGAATATGATATTAACAGTTTAACTACATTTACGTTAACAAAAGGTGATGTATTTAAAAAGAATCGTGTCATTAGAGTCTTAGATACAATTAATAATACTCTAATTCAAATTGGTGAAGCTTACTTTATTGGTAAAGTTAGTAATAACGATGATGGCAGAAACTTATTAAGAAGTGAAATTATTAAGTACCTACAAAGCTTGCAAAACAAAGGTGCAATTCAAAACTTAGATACAAGTGCAGATATTGAGGTTGTTGCAGGAGAAGCTACTGATGCAGTAGTTGTTAATGTTGCTGTTCAACCTGTAGACAGTATTGAAAAAATTTATATTGCAGTTGAGGTGAAGTAA
- a CDS encoding phage tail tube protein, producing MAIIKANDVVSGKEGIAFVVKEGNVRELAELRNIEATVELTKEDIMLIGNRGTGKKIAGWTGSGSMTIYYMTSYFRNMVKDYIKKGSVPYFDIQIKNEDPASSSGKQTIVLKNCLPDSVIMAKLDGDAGYLEEEVPFTFEDLEILDQFNEVSK from the coding sequence ATGGCAATTATTAAAGCTAATGATGTTGTTAGTGGTAAAGAAGGCATTGCATTTGTAGTTAAAGAAGGCAATGTCAGAGAGCTAGCTGAACTTCGTAATATTGAAGCTACAGTGGAATTAACAAAAGAAGATATTATGTTAATTGGTAATCGTGGTACAGGCAAAAAAATTGCTGGCTGGACAGGCTCTGGCTCAATGACAATTTATTATATGACAAGTTATTTTCGTAACATGGTTAAAGACTATATTAAAAAAGGTTCAGTACCTTATTTTGATATTCAAATTAAAAATGAAGACCCAGCAAGTAGCTCTGGTAAACAAACTATAGTACTTAAGAACTGCTTACCAGATTCAGTTATTATGGCAAAGCTAGATGGAGATGCTGGTTACTTAGAAGAAGAAGTACCATTTACTTTTGAAGATTTAGAGATTTTAGACCAATTTAATGAGGTAAGCAAATAA
- a CDS encoding putative phage tail protein, whose product MSHKLLKYLPNYYKQFPEIQALMNSEGNEIDKLKTALKWILDNQFVATSTETLKKRENELGIDSLGGESLDFRRLRIINRYSTRPPFTMKFLEEQISAMAEGRQVTIKPVVAEYKVKVNMPAKDADIINEMDRTVNVYLPANMVCEIGVADENRILFDEKAMIKEYDRYTKLGLWSLGNSKFGELVNEVTIID is encoded by the coding sequence ATGTCTCATAAATTATTAAAATACTTACCAAACTACTATAAACAGTTTCCTGAAATTCAAGCATTAATGAATTCAGAGGGAAATGAAATAGATAAGCTAAAGACAGCATTAAAATGGATTTTAGATAACCAGTTTGTAGCTACCTCTACCGAAACTCTAAAAAAACGTGAGAATGAACTAGGGATAGATAGTTTAGGGGGAGAGAGTTTAGACTTTAGACGTTTACGTATAATTAACCGTTATAGCACTCGTCCTCCGTTTACTATGAAATTTTTAGAAGAGCAAATTAGTGCTATGGCCGAAGGTCGACAGGTAACAATTAAACCTGTAGTAGCAGAGTACAAAGTAAAGGTTAACATGCCAGCTAAAGATGCAGATATTATTAATGAAATGGATCGTACTGTTAATGTATATTTACCAGCTAATATGGTATGTGAAATTGGGGTGGCTGATGAAAATAGAATTTTATTTGATGAAAAAGCCATGATTAAAGAGTATGATCGATACACTAAGCTAGGCTTGTGGTCTTTAGGTAATTCAAAATTTGGTGAGTTAGTAAACGAGGTGACAATTATTGATTAA